The DNA segment GTTACGGACGCTCTTGGACTCGATGTTCGTCAGCTTCTGGACGCTGTCCTTGTTCTGCGTGAAGTCCTTCGTGAACGCGTCGGGGTATCGCTCCAGCAGGAGGTTACCCGTCTTCTTGACGTAGTCGGGTTTGATCGCCATGATGGACAGTTCCGGGTTGGCAGACTTAAAAGCATTCGTTCGCGCCGACGACGGGGCTCTCGCCGCGGATTCCGTGCGAACCGTAGACAGCCGACGACCCCCGGCGGGGGTTCGGCTCACTGCGAATCCCGTTCGATGTGGTCGCGGAGTCGCGCGAACGCCTCCTGTACGCGGTCGTCGCCGCACTTCCGTCCGACCGAC comes from the Halorussus vallis genome and includes:
- a CDS encoding 30S ribosomal protein S17e, with protein sequence MAIKPDYVKKTGNLLLERYPDAFTKDFTQNKDSVQKLTNIESKSVRNRIAGYVTHKK